aaaaagcgcgaggctaatgcgtgaccttgtccctcgtgggtgtgacgattctttttattcaatcaagtgtaattggatttcctgtgagtatacacccaattgactagtaatataggagtcgccattcagtttttaacgacaatgagaaaaactgacaaaacccggttatcgtgacataaagcaAGTGCAATTATgattgaccacgacggccgtaggttcccttgtgatccctggtgtggggatctctcaatatacacccgcaaggtagagattgagggtttgggggactgtaactaccgagaggagtacttcgatcgtcgataactccagaggcaggatatccttactagctcagcataaataattgaagggacatgcgttaactattaaactaatctgagttgattttagcaatatgcaacatataatactaattcgattgtgattatctgatttaaatagcattaagggacctagcattatagtcagatttcccaaaaatattatatttgttaggcgtgatagaacaatcagattaggttagtttaacagttcataaaaagggcgaggaaagcagttaaatcatcgaaaagggacacattacgacgcacccttgagaggtgcgtcacggttctcagaaaactaaccactttgactttgatatttctcctttttatttaacgaatctcaattatgggacaggatacgttctgttcgatttatggatcgattgcgacagaacgcgtgaacagtttcgcagcgagaggcttaggctaagggttggagtcaatactcagaatataattgtgtgtcgttgtgtgttctttcacgtcgaatttaggggcctatttatagggaagagttcgtggaaagatagaattgcagagttctaatctacaaagaattaggaaaaaacacgtacgcaggtattttcagcgcctaggcctgggcgccgaagatttcggctcccagagccaggcgttgaaaatagggtctgggctattttctttagtcagattcggattcctgaaatccgtagagtttgagattaattcgagtcttttagcgcgtatcaattttatgacggaatgcgtctgggcccgttacgaactctaggctcgttaggattttaattaatacgtaactcttattttcgaatcttattaggaataggattctcgcggttttctatctcatttaggatttatgttggaatgcaacacctaattctgacaggtttctatcttttatgatttgccacttttagaagctaccttttacggcagttactatttttagcaggtttccataaatagcaggtttcgggtgaaatgaaatggggaatcgagactcgtttattttataggagatgcgttgtcaagtggagtttttatgctttcatcatcgaacctttcccttgcgggaacggggacaaaagtaggtgtctacagttagcccccactttgactgagtcttggagtaagacgatggtcaaagtattagacggagtgcgtcacacaagccatggtgtatgtgacctgttttgcgagggtctcacgagcccccgagtgataacatttgacttaagggtcatcacttgaaatgtcgacatatccctcacgtgtcattgggatttgtcaactgatagtatagaaacttcctcactttgtcattggaagaatctaaaggtgtgtagaaactccctaactttgtcattgggagtagctacagagtttttcgaaatcaaagctataaagtgtaattgggcctggccaagcccaatcacgaggtaaaatgttttttttttttaaaagattctcattttcagggctagctaaacgagaaaacccccttgtttttataggacgtaaaacgaaggaaaatccagcacatcgttctttttggaaaaacggaaaaccaatcctttaatttttggaaaaagggaaaaccgaaaaaagttatcgctgcagcgactaaggacctgcgcggttagtgacgcagaccccgcccgctgaaggtgggcgagcctgtccgctgagggtggacgccccgtccgatagaagtggacgaatctgttttgatgttttgaaaataaggacctacgcggtttgtggcgtaggccccgccggctgaagatggcgaacctgtgcgctgagggtggacgccccgtccgatagaagtggacgaatctttttgaaatttattttgcttttttgaaaataaggacctacgtggtttgtgccgtagaccccgccggctgaagatgtcgagcctattttaaatttgaagactttatttttgtcaaaaactgaggacctgcgcggctagtgacgcaggccCTGCCCGCTGAGGgggggcgagcccattttgaatttcttattttgcctatgtagaagggcttttgtgattacaacctgttggtgggtcgtaatatttcctgattagatgtgtcctatgagtgggtccacactgtgtatattttgtttaacaatatatatatatttttttttttttgggaaagaaatatcaagataacggatatcttacacaaaataggggagtacgcgtgcccgacagcgaatattcggtGTCTGGGAagaattttcagcgcccagctctgggcgcgagaatttctgacgcccagagctgggcgttgaaaatgcgaaggggagactggtctttaaatacgcggaccgtctccttcctttcccatttccaccattttcgctcaaactcttcacttctttctactgatttttgctcgtttcttttacttttcttcacgaattctactccaaatcacttcctaatcttcccaatgtaagtaattttcagtaattttgagcttttcaatattttttgtcaagtatttttgtgcatgaaattgatttggggtttttttattttgtgcccctttccttcatttagatagttggaaatgttccacataacatgttaattagtttgtgcatgttaatttttgcaagtatgttgatttttgttgaatttgggcattttcatgctagcccccaagtataccttcgaccctagtattttcttataatgtaggtattcttggtatattgcttgcgttcataattcatgggtgacaaatcatgggagaattttgattttgctggagttaatttttacttagggaattttgctaagtatgaacttagtatcatgtttttagggaacaaaaattgtatgactccatttcatgagtgaaatgcactctttttagggatcggtatgagtgccgactttgtcaaaggtataatgccctgttgtattgttgatcagcatgtctgacaagtcgttaccccctcctggtggccacgaggtgcgtggaatgacgcgtcagtctactggcccgggtcccctatgggtgggccctgagctttatgacggtcgtgatctgcactacgacctagagcaccatgtgacttcccgccttcacgcgaggagagagactacagttcgcggctatggcgcagcgacgagtgagaccgtcttaagctatctgagctcggacgcccaggccttggtgagggcgagctcactgtttccggtggttgagaccttctgggagatactgcggcttaacatctccctgtcctttctgcggtcgttcatgaggtggtggtgggataccaccaacaccttccactacaagaaattgattaattacCAACCGCCAAAATTGGTTGGTAAAACGCGAAAAACGGTTGGTAAAAGATTTTGCGACCGCCAGCGGTCGCAAAAAGGCGGTCAGTTTTCACCTGGACGGTAATTTAGGAAACTCCAACTGGAAGGCGGTCGCTAAAATTTACCGACAGGATTAGCGACCGCCTCCTAagcagtcactaaattagtgaccaccaaagcagtcactaaattagtgaccgccttgacggtcactaaattagcgaccgctttggcggtcactaatttagtgactgctttggtggcggtcactaatttagtgactgccttggtggcggtcactaaattagtgactgccatcgtggcggtcactaatttagtgactgccatcgtggcggtcactaatttagtgactgccttggtggcggtcactaatttagtgactgccttggtggcggtcactaaattagtgactgcttttgtggcggtcactaaatttgTGACTGCCTTTGCGGTCGGTAATTATGCAAATATCATTTGCAGCCAATTTTGTAAAATCGCATATATACCTGTATTATATGCCTgtataaatattatatatgtacctgTAAATATTATATATGCCTGTATAAATACGAATTTATATAAATTCTGTAAAATCGTATGAAACCTGCTCGATGTTATAATATTAAACATGTTCAAAGTCATACAACAAAGATTCATAATACACATAATGttgttcaaacatgttaatacgAAAAGTTGTAACTAGTTCAAACTAATACAAGAATACTAACTACCTAACACAAAGGTGTCCCGCCTCCGGTTGGATCTCGAGGGTCCTGCGACTGCGAGAAAGGAAAACCAGTACACTGACTGAACATCCGCTCGTAAGACTCCATTGCCTTTTTCATCTGGGCGGCATGTTCTTCTCTTTCttgtctctccctttctctctcttgtctCTCCCTTTCCATCTCCCTTTGGTGCTCTAGTCGCTCTgcttctctttcttctctctccctttgccTCAAAAGTAGATCGTCCTCCATAGCCTTTAACATctgattttttgttgtttcaagCTCAATGGATTTTTGGGTCAACTGTTGTTGAGTCTCTTCCAATCGAGATGACATTTGAGAATAAATAGATGGGGTGTATGAGCTAGAAGAACTACCATCCCTTCTAGATGGTGCAAAGTATAGAGAGGCTCCACTACCCAGCCCGGGGAcctttcccttctttctccCACCTACTGTCTCAAAGTAGATTTGGTTGGGATCTTTAGCAATGCCTTTTTCAACACATTCAGCAACATTTTTTTCATAGTTTTCCTACAAGAATTAAAATGATTATCACCCatgcataaaaaatatattaaatggagcaaatttaaacttaaaacgtgtttcataagctttgtttgaacttgctaagtcacattcaaatgtgtttactcacatctaaggcctatttgttcgttataggtcatgttttgcctaaaatgtcattttctcgcccaactttgagctaaggaaccaaacttgtcatttcaaaccatttacatgttttgtgtggcatattcaagctttataaaactcattctaattaatttaagcacatttaagtcatattttgtCGATATaggacctatatcgaccaaataaggcattttcgctcccatttttcaactaaaagaactaaGGGTTTATTTGAAACTTAAAACGTGTTTCATAAACTTTGTTttaacttgctaagtcacattcaaatgtgtttaatcacatctaaggcctatttgttcgttataggtcatattttgcctaaaatgtcattttctcgcccaactttgagctaaggaaccaaacttgtcatttcaaaccatttacatgttttgtgtggcatattcaagctTCCTAAAAATGATTCGaatcaatttaagcacatttaagtcatattttgtCGATATaggacctatatcgaccaaataaggcattttcgctcccattttcaactaaaagaactaagggctgatttcaaacttaaaacgtgtttcataagctttgtttgaacttgatAAGAAATAAGAATAATAGTCAGTTACCTTGATTTGCTTTGCTTTGCTACTACAAGGGACTTTCCCTTTACCCGGTACTTCCTTCGTGTGTGTCTTCAAATATAAGTCACCAGCTGTAGGCATCACACCTCCACTTTCCTTTGCCTAATTATACAAGTAATTTTTGTAAATAATCAAATTAGTAACAACGTTAAATGAAATTTAGTTACATCATTAAACTTACCATTTTCTTTGCAGCCTCAGTTGTGGAAATGGAACCTTGGAAATGTGATGGTTCAACATTGTTGGTTAATGAACCCCCTCTTCTATTTTTCTTAGCCTGCTCAGATCTTTTCTTGAATTCATCATCATCCACGTGCTTCATCATATCTGCATGCACTTTCTCAGACATCCAATCTGGCTTCTTTCCATTACTCTTTCTTGTGCCATCCAAACCACTCCAGAATCCTCAGCTTCTTCATTTACTTGTGAATCAGGTACCACCTCTTCAGAGTATTCACCTTGAGTTTCGTCATCATCAAAGTAGGTATCCAGTGAGGGTTGGGTCACCCGTGTAGTACCTCCACGGCCAGCTCCATGGCCAGCTCCATGGCCACCTCCACGACCACCTTCACGACCACCTCCACGTGCACCTAAACGACTGCGGATGGCTGAATGTTCTCCTCGATTGGACATCTGTTTATTTAGTAGAACACAAACCAAGTTTAAATaactcaaatttcaatcataaaAGAAAATTCATCGATTGGACATCTGTTTATTTAATGGAACACAAACCAAGCATTAACATTAATAAACTTACGCTACATATATAATTACCTAATAACAAGTATcaatgcaaaagcaaaaagacTATATCTTTCAGTTTTGGAAGATTAGGATAGCAACATTAAGCATACCCTGATCTATTCCGGGACTTCAGAATGTCAACAGCTCTTGATAAGCATTCTTCTACTAGTTTTCTTGTGTGATCTTTAAACATATCCGCCGCCAACTGTAAGAAACAGATACATCAatataaaaaagttaaaaactATTTCTTCTTTTAACCGTAAAACAACATCAATGACACAATGCCACAAAGGGGATACCTCATCAGACAAACGATATGAAAGTTGAGTTTCTCTCGGATCAGCAAGCTTCTTCTGATCTAAATCTGGAGAAACACACAAGACACCACAACGCTAATCAATTTGGTAACCAACAACGGGATAAGGCACCAaaattatgcaaatttaaggttTCTACGActcattcaaggtttctaagactcattctattctatttatgcacatttaagtctcaattggtcgatataggtcatatttaggctaaactaAGGCATTtgcgctcccatttttgaactaaaggACCTAAGGGcttatttcaaacttattacatgttttataagctTAGTTTTAACGTTGTAAGACACATTTAAATGTACTTATTCACATTTATggcttattgggtcgttataggtcatattttgcctaaaatggcattttcccgcccaactttgagctaaggaactaaaattatcattttaaatcgtttacatgttttatgtggcacattcaaggtttctaagactcattcaaatctatttatgcacagtTAAGGCTCaattggtcgatataggtcatatttaggctaaactaaggcattttcgctcccattttcgaACTAAAGGACctaag
This genomic stretch from Spinacia oleracea cultivar Varoflay chromosome 3, BTI_SOV_V1, whole genome shotgun sequence harbors:
- the LOC130470422 gene encoding uncharacterized protein isoform X1 codes for the protein MSEKVHADMMKHVDDDEFKKRSEQAKKNRRGGSLTNNVEPSHFQGSISTTEAAKKMAKESGGVMPTAGDLYLKTHTKEVPGKGKVPCSSKAKQIKENYEKNVAECVEKGIAKDPNQIYFETVGGRKKGKVPGLGSGASLYFAPSRRDGSSSSSYTPSIYSQMSSRLEETQQQLTQKSIELETTKNQMLKAMEDDLLLRQREREEREAERLEHQREMERERQERERERQEREEHAAQMKKAMESYERMFSQCTGFPFSQSQDPRDPTGGGTPLC
- the LOC130470422 gene encoding uncharacterized protein isoform X2, whose amino-acid sequence is MPTTFLIRSYQKQKVLSRVFHSSEELEPVAATPTDAATTSFSRVLDTPNQAKESGGVMPTAGDLYLKTHTKEVPGKGKVPCSSKAKQIKENYEKNVAECVEKGIAKDPNQIYFETVGGRKKGKVPGLGSGASLYFAPSRRDGSSSSSYTPSIYSQMSSRLEETQQQLTQKSIELETTKNQMLKAMEDDLLLRQREREEREAERLEHQREMERERQERERERQEREEHAAQMKKAMESYERMFSQCTGFPFSQSQDPRDPTGGGTPLC